The DNA segment GTGGAGCGGAGCGGCCCACTTGCCGGCGTCGAAGCCGGCCGGGACGCTCTGGAGCAGCGCGTCGGCGTAGGGCCGGGCGAATCGCGCCGTCATGACCGGGACATCCCGCCGGCCGCGTCGGCGACGCTCCGGACGCTCTCGTCGAGGAGCCGGCGGCGATCCTCGTCCGTGATCGCCCCGGCGAGAACGTCGCGCGCGCGGTCCGCCGCGAGGGCGGCCGCCGCCCGCGCGAGATCCTTCTTCGCGGCGGCGAGGCGGTGCTCGATTTCGTCCGCCGCGTTCCGGCGGAGCATCTCGGCGTCCCGGGCGGCCGCCTCGATCTGGGCGCGCTTCTCGGTCTCCCCTTCGCCCGCTCCGCGCGTGCGGATCTCCGCGATCTCCTTCTCGAGCGAGGCGAGGCGGGCGGTCATCTCCGAGGCGAGCGCCAGCGCCTTGTCCCGCTCGACGCCCGCGCGGTCGATCGCGTCGTCGAGCTCCTCGCGGCGTTTCCGGAAATGCTGGTTGAAAGGCTTCCCGAGGAAGTACACGAGAAGGCCGAGGATGAGGAGCAGGTTCGCGAGCTTCCACAGCTCGACCGGAAGTCCGAGGAACTTCTTCGCGACCTCTTCTTCCTCGGCCGCCCAGGCCGGAGCCGCCGCGAGGAGGAGGAGCGCGGAGAAGAAAACCGGGAAACGCCGGGCGAGCCTCACGCCGCAGCCTTCCGCCCGAGCACCTTTTCGACGAGAGACGACACGATCGTCGAGACCCGCGACGGCAGCTCGTCGCGCGCCCGCCGCGCGTCGGCTTCGAGCTCCGCCGCCGCTTTTTCGAGCCGGGCCGCGGTTTCCTGCTTGGCCGCCTCGACCTGCTGCTCGCGGATATGCCGTCCTTCCGCGCGGTTTTCCTCCCGGATCTTGAGCGCCTCCCGGCGGGCGAGGGAGAGCTCGGTTTCGATCTTCGCGGCCGCGGCGCGGAATTTCTCCTCGGCGTCGGCCAGCGCCCGCGCGGCGGTTTCCGCCTCGCTCTGGCGCTCGTCCAGGATCGCGGACACCGGCCGGAAAAGGAACCGGTTCAACACCCAGAGCGTCGCGAAGAAGATCGCGAGGATCAGGAGCATCGACACGTTGGGAACCTGAAGCATTCAACGCCCTCGAAAAGGGCTGGAAATTATCAGAACTCGTTCACGCAGCGCAAGAAGCAGAGACCGCGTCGCCGCAAATCGACGCATCGAGCGCCTCAGGGCCGAACCGGGGGCAAGGACAGCGAGACGCGTGTGATTCGAACGGCCGCGCAACCTCTCGACGCGACGACGTGGCGCGCCGCGGCGAGACCCTGCGACATACGCCCCGGTATGCCTCGGGATCTCGCGGTCGACACGCATCCCGTCGGCCTCGCGCCTCGCCGCGCTTCATCGTCAGAGCATTCGAGCTGCGCATGCCGGTCGTCTCAGCCGGCCCGTCCCCGAGAAAAATCGAATCGCGGCATCGCTGAGGCGCGTCGAGACGGGTTGAAAGACGCGTTCGGGACGCCCGGCCGGCGGGTGAGGCGTACCGGGGCGTACGTCGATCCCGCCGGCGGGCGGAACGGACGCGTATAGCGACCCGCCCGCTACTTGTCGCTGCCCGAGACTTCGCCCTGAAAAGTCGCCCCCTCTTCGATCTTCAACACCGGGGCCTGCAGCTTCGCGTACACCTTGCCGCGCGGATGGATCTCGATCTTCTCGCGCGCGACGACCGACCCCCGAAGCGTTCCGTCGATCGAGATGCTGCCGACCCGCACGTCGGCGTCGACTTCCCCGGTGTCGCCGATGATCAGGAGATGGTCCGAGCGGATGGACCCTTCGAACTTGCCGTCGATCCGCATCGTGTCGTCGAAGGTGAGCTCTCCCTTGAAATGGCTCCCCTCGTCGAGAAATCCGTTCAGGACTCCGTCCGGCTTCTTCGCCATCAAATTTTCCCCATCAGCATCTCGAAGATCCGGATGAGATCCTCTTCCGACGCGAAATCGATCTCGATCTTTCCCCCGCGCTTCTTCCGCTC comes from the Thermoanaerobaculia bacterium genome and includes:
- a CDS encoding polymer-forming cytoskeletal protein — its product is MAKKPDGVLNGFLDEGSHFKGELTFDDTMRIDGKFEGSIRSDHLLIIGDTGEVDADVRVGSISIDGTLRGSVVAREKIEIHPRGKVYAKLQAPVLKIEEGATFQGEVSGSDK
- a CDS encoding ATP synthase F0 subunit B, which encodes MRLARRFPVFFSALLLLAAAPAWAAEEEEVAKKFLGLPVELWKLANLLLILGLLVYFLGKPFNQHFRKRREELDDAIDRAGVERDKALALASEMTARLASLEKEIAEIRTRGAGEGETEKRAQIEAAARDAEMLRRNAADEIEHRLAAAKKDLARAAAALAADRARDVLAGAITDEDRRRLLDESVRSVADAAGGMSRS